A DNA window from Maribellus comscasis contains the following coding sequences:
- a CDS encoding DUF5686 and carboxypeptidase-like regulatory domain-containing protein, whose protein sequence is MIKKILSQVLFLLLTLLAAGQKTDVSGKITDAGTGEPIPYANIIFKGTYIGTMSDVNGNYQISTAKPTGEIDVSAIGYKKQSASIKMNESNKIDFVLEEEVVELGEIKILPGENPANILLRKIVDNKDRNNPDNFLSWNSQIYSKIEFDIKNVKSSLKDKKLLEQFAFVFDYIDSMEIQGKTFLPVFFNETVSSFYHDAKNKKDREEIIANKASGMTIDMFSQFTGKMYEDVNIYENYITFSDIGLISPVNNLGLQFYKYYLLDSAQVNGSKIYEVSFKPKLPQEPVFKGKFWVEDGSFALTKLEMQLSEKANVNFVNNLQYKIEFEKTDSTWTPRNESIIADVDLQKDKNSKHLGVIVRKNNIYEHFKFGSVAKKVETLKEPITVTDGVMDKSDDYWEKTRPVELQQRESDIYEMVDSVVNLPIYNTAQEIIHTLYYGYVDLGKIELGPYYYMYSKNKVEGNRFRFGARTTYDFDTHFRFNAYGAYGTLDDKFKYGGGLEYFFSVKPLDVISLQAKHDMEMLGKSDNAFMEENFMTTLLSKRLNSKLNMTDRVDFLANHEWRLGVSSEFGISYAKFNSAPYVPFLNQAGEEVPYLKSGEIKLGMRYAPGEDIVQDDFDRSSFANYDPTFMLSATKGIKGFLGGDYNYWKVNAGFSDRININPIGFSMVYLQAGKIWGDVPFPFLKIHEGNETYAYDTYAFNMMNYQEFISDTYASIFWEHHFVGFFLNKMPLFRKLKWREIAGMRSLWGSYNGNHENSLLLPGEMKGLGGMPYTEFSLGLENILKVIRVDGVWRFNYNDDIKRQFGIFVMLKLTL, encoded by the coding sequence GTGATAAAAAAAATACTGTCGCAGGTATTATTTCTATTACTGACATTGTTGGCAGCCGGACAAAAAACTGATGTTTCAGGTAAAATTACCGATGCCGGAACCGGAGAGCCAATCCCTTATGCAAATATTATTTTTAAGGGAACCTACATCGGAACAATGTCGGATGTAAATGGAAACTACCAGATTTCAACAGCTAAACCAACCGGGGAAATTGACGTTTCTGCCATTGGTTACAAAAAACAATCAGCTTCAATAAAAATGAACGAAAGCAATAAAATTGATTTTGTGTTGGAGGAAGAGGTTGTTGAGTTGGGCGAAATTAAAATTCTGCCAGGCGAAAATCCTGCGAATATTCTACTTCGGAAAATTGTCGATAATAAAGACCGTAACAATCCGGATAACTTCCTTTCGTGGAACAGCCAGATTTATTCAAAAATTGAATTCGATATAAAAAATGTAAAAAGCAGTTTGAAAGATAAAAAGCTGCTGGAACAGTTTGCTTTTGTTTTTGATTATATCGACTCGATGGAAATTCAGGGAAAAACATTTTTGCCGGTGTTTTTTAATGAAACCGTGTCGAGTTTTTATCACGATGCTAAAAACAAAAAAGATCGAGAAGAAATTATTGCCAACAAAGCGTCAGGTATGACCATTGATATGTTTTCGCAGTTTACCGGGAAAATGTATGAAGATGTAAATATTTACGAAAATTACATTACGTTCTCTGATATTGGTTTGATTTCGCCGGTGAATAATCTGGGCTTGCAGTTTTATAAATATTACCTTTTAGACAGCGCGCAGGTCAACGGAAGCAAAATTTACGAAGTTTCGTTTAAACCAAAACTTCCGCAGGAACCTGTTTTTAAAGGAAAATTTTGGGTTGAAGATGGAAGTTTTGCATTAACCAAGCTGGAAATGCAGCTTTCGGAAAAAGCGAATGTAAACTTTGTAAATAATCTTCAATACAAAATTGAGTTTGAGAAAACAGACAGCACCTGGACTCCACGCAACGAGTCGATTATTGCCGATGTGGATTTGCAAAAGGATAAAAATTCAAAACATCTTGGTGTAATTGTTCGGAAAAATAACATTTACGAGCATTTCAAATTTGGATCGGTTGCTAAAAAGGTTGAAACTTTAAAAGAACCTATTACGGTTACCGATGGCGTGATGGATAAAAGCGACGATTATTGGGAGAAAACGCGCCCGGTAGAGTTACAACAGCGTGAGTCTGATATCTACGAAATGGTTGATTCTGTGGTGAATCTTCCAATTTATAATACTGCTCAGGAAATTATTCACACCTTGTATTACGGCTATGTCGATTTGGGGAAAATAGAGTTGGGGCCTTATTATTATATGTACAGCAAAAATAAGGTGGAAGGCAACCGTTTTCGGTTTGGCGCCCGCACAACCTACGATTTTGATACGCATTTTAGGTTTAATGCTTACGGTGCTTACGGTACGCTCGACGATAAATTTAAATATGGTGGCGGTTTGGAATATTTTTTCTCAGTGAAACCTTTGGATGTAATTTCACTGCAGGCAAAACACGATATGGAAATGCTCGGAAAAAGTGACAATGCTTTTATGGAAGAGAATTTTATGACCACTTTGCTGAGTAAACGCCTCAATTCGAAATTAAACATGACCGACCGAGTTGATTTCCTGGCAAACCACGAGTGGCGTTTAGGTGTTTCTTCGGAGTTTGGTATTTCTTATGCCAAATTTAATTCAGCGCCGTATGTGCCGTTTTTAAACCAGGCTGGCGAAGAAGTGCCGTACCTAAAATCGGGGGAAATAAAATTGGGTATGCGTTATGCTCCGGGCGAAGATATTGTTCAGGATGATTTTGACCGATCTTCCTTTGCAAATTACGACCCCACTTTTATGCTTTCTGCAACAAAAGGAATAAAAGGATTTTTAGGCGGCGACTACAATTACTGGAAAGTAAATGCCGGATTTTCCGACCGAATTAATATAAATCCTATTGGGTTTAGTATGGTTTATTTGCAGGCCGGAAAGATTTGGGGCGATGTTCCTTTTCCTTTTCTTAAAATTCATGAAGGGAATGAAACTTATGCCTACGATACTTACGCGTTTAACATGATGAATTACCAGGAATTTATCAGCGATACTTACGCAAGTATTTTTTGGGAACACCATTTTGTTGGTTTTTTTCTGAATAAAATGCCCTTGTTCCGAAAATTAAAATGGCGCGAAATTGCAGGGATGAGAAGTTTATGGGGAAGTTATAACGGAAACCATGAGAATAGTCTTTTGCTGCCCGGCGAGATGAAAGGTCTGGGTGGAATGCCTTACACCGAGTTCTCTCTCGGTTTGGAGAATATATTAAAAGTTATTCGTGTTGACGGCGTTTGGCGCTTTAATTACAACGACGATATAAAACGTCAGTTCGGTATTTTTGTAATGTTGAAACTGACATTGTAG
- the folB gene encoding dihydroneopterin aldolase, translated as MGIIEIEGMQFYAFHGHYETERVVGNNFEVYLRFEADCTKASISDNLSDTTNYQEVYNLVKKEMQNTSHLLEHVVQRILNSLFENFPEIKNAQVKISKINPPMGGEIEKVSVTLSQKTK; from the coding sequence ATGGGAATAATCGAAATTGAGGGAATGCAATTTTATGCATTTCACGGTCATTACGAAACAGAAAGAGTTGTAGGGAATAATTTTGAGGTTTATTTGCGTTTTGAAGCCGATTGCACAAAAGCATCTATTTCAGACAATTTGAGCGACACAACAAATTACCAGGAAGTATATAATCTGGTAAAAAAGGAAATGCAAAATACCTCTCATCTTTTGGAACATGTTGTGCAACGAATTCTGAATTCTTTGTTTGAAAACTTTCCCGAAATAAAAAATGCACAAGTAAAAATATCCAAGATAAACCCACCAATGGGAGGAGAAATTGAAAAAGTAAGTGTAACGCTTTCTCAAAAAACGAAATAA
- a CDS encoding LruC domain-containing protein — MDNTNYQKQTQLRTKKRFYILPILMVLIVSFSSCLTEPEEIAATSEYKKTMDNLNVSENFSWKTSKNVTLVINAISDTPELNSKVSVYNGNPESGGELIINCGLNDETTFENEIQIPTYISTLYLKCEFPSGNSAIDSVSTSSIINYTFTESSATKSAAILSAEAPDSPECTGDVTIAATSGGINVENGKTYLVTSNFSGDVNIQNGGGILRICGNVTIKNINFNTAGSIEVTSSGILTFSNSLNLNSSSQELSNWGTVNLNKNFSPGGVFNNYGTANISGLNINSQGTLLNTGQLNISGSFNNDNASENSGTMEVSGHFTNNGGSTFINNCKLIVTGNFAQNSTLENSGYISCGGTFSINSSNSTTMTAGAMIKTVNLTVNDEINGIGDYSSLSVSSTTHINGGGALTGNIDICDEGGIEVNNGTIASTVTYCQNYIAKSDCNPVGIGEAPTSDGDGDGVPDGQDDYPDDPNTSYNSYFPNETDSATLVFEDLWPSKGDYDFNDLVVYVKGKYATNSNNKVVKVVLDFKVKAVGASNMNGLGIQFDDVASSEVTSVSGAVKNSASGISLNNNGTEAGQSKAVIIAIENVNDVLYRAGGSMFNTVKNGHIGTSDLVTITVSFENKPISLDKINSAGFNFFLIKNQERGTEIHLADRKPTDLMTYEFGASDDTSEPASDRYYKTSNNLPWGLLILEPFDYPMEKIEITDAYSNFASWAESNGTMYADWYKSPNSSKVW; from the coding sequence ATGGACAATACAAATTACCAAAAACAAACCCAGCTAAGAACAAAAAAAAGGTTTTATATCCTGCCCATTTTAATGGTCTTGATTGTTTCTTTTTCATCATGCCTGACAGAACCGGAAGAAATAGCTGCTACCTCAGAATATAAAAAAACAATGGACAACCTGAATGTGTCGGAAAACTTTTCATGGAAAACCTCCAAAAACGTAACCCTGGTAATAAATGCAATTTCCGACACCCCAGAGTTAAATTCAAAAGTTTCTGTTTATAACGGTAATCCGGAATCAGGCGGCGAACTGATTATTAATTGTGGATTAAACGACGAAACCACTTTTGAAAATGAAATTCAAATTCCGACTTACATTTCTACTCTATATTTAAAATGTGAATTCCCGTCAGGAAATTCGGCAATAGATTCGGTAAGCACAAGCAGCATTATTAATTACACTTTTACTGAAAGCTCTGCAACCAAAAGCGCAGCAATTTTAAGCGCAGAAGCTCCTGACAGCCCGGAATGCACCGGAGACGTTACCATTGCCGCCACATCCGGAGGAATTAATGTAGAGAATGGAAAAACATATTTGGTTACCTCAAACTTTTCCGGAGATGTTAATATTCAAAACGGTGGAGGAATATTAAGAATATGTGGCAACGTCACAATTAAGAATATAAATTTCAATACCGCCGGATCTATTGAAGTAACCTCCTCGGGGATACTTACATTTTCAAACAGCCTCAACCTTAACAGCAGTTCCCAGGAATTAAGCAACTGGGGAACCGTTAATCTCAACAAGAACTTTTCTCCTGGTGGAGTCTTTAACAATTATGGAACTGCCAATATTTCCGGTCTGAATATCAACTCTCAGGGTACACTGCTAAATACCGGGCAGCTTAACATTTCAGGAAGTTTCAACAATGACAACGCATCGGAGAATAGCGGCACAATGGAAGTGTCGGGACATTTCACCAACAACGGAGGAAGTACTTTTATAAACAACTGCAAATTAATTGTTACCGGTAATTTTGCACAAAACAGCACTTTAGAAAACAGTGGATACATTTCCTGCGGAGGAACTTTTTCTATTAATAGCAGCAACTCTACAACTATGACAGCTGGCGCGATGATTAAAACTGTCAACCTAACAGTTAATGATGAAATTAACGGCATAGGTGACTACTCAAGTTTGAGCGTTTCTTCCACAACTCATATAAACGGAGGAGGTGCTCTTACTGGAAATATTGATATTTGCGACGAAGGAGGAATCGAAGTAAACAACGGAACAATCGCATCAACTGTTACCTATTGTCAAAACTATATTGCAAAATCAGATTGCAACCCCGTTGGAATTGGAGAGGCCCCCACTTCTGATGGCGACGGCGATGGTGTACCCGACGGACAAGACGACTATCCCGACGACCCAAATACATCGTACAATTCCTATTTTCCAAACGAAACAGATAGTGCGACACTTGTATTCGAAGATCTTTGGCCATCAAAAGGAGATTATGACTTCAACGACCTAGTCGTCTATGTAAAAGGAAAATATGCTACAAACAGCAACAACAAGGTTGTTAAAGTTGTTTTGGACTTCAAAGTAAAAGCAGTTGGTGCTTCAAATATGAATGGCTTAGGTATCCAATTTGACGATGTCGCCTCTTCTGAAGTAACATCAGTATCAGGGGCAGTTAAAAATTCAGCAAGCGGAATTTCACTAAATAATAACGGAACAGAAGCAGGCCAAAGCAAGGCGGTTATTATTGCGATTGAAAATGTAAACGATGTACTATACAGAGCCGGCGGTTCGATGTTCAACACCGTCAAAAACGGACATATTGGAACTTCTGACTTAGTTACAATTACTGTTTCTTTTGAAAACAAACCTATAAGTCTGGATAAAATAAATTCTGCAGGCTTCAACTTCTTCCTTATTAAAAATCAGGAAAGAGGAACAGAAATACACCTGGCAGACAGAAAACCTACAGATTTAATGACTTACGAATTCGGAGCTTCTGATGACACTTCAGAACCTGCCAGCGACCGGTATTACAAAACAAGCAATAATCTTCCATGGGGATTGCTGATACTCGAACCATTCGACTATCCAATGGAAAAAATTGAAATCACTGATGCCTATTCTAATTTTGCAAGCTGGGCTGAATCAAATGGAACGATGTATGCCGACTGGTACAAAAGCCCAAATTCTTCCAAAGTCTGGTAA